One genomic window of Trichlorobacter lovleyi includes the following:
- a CDS encoding AsmA-like C-terminal domain-containing protein, with product MLSIPRARFLRLLILLLLLFGSISLGLSILLPRLLDLNSYKTQLTELLQKQLKRQVRLGNSQFSWTLGPEFTFSDLYIQERNSSLEFLSARRVSFRLALLPLLNKKIELREIIIDDARATVSRDEQGVMNIDDLLQPAPDAYDLRARGLRIRNGTLFWRDQATAETCTRLTVSGINLSIDKLIRGRKSSYKLAATLEGSSPGTINTAGTIRLPKTGNLLQQTDVDAKLELTQVEYWRFWPYVASYVPFPSPDGTVSLNLAVKGRWQNLKANGSLLLRNPNVVWPKVFHAPVAPKQLQLAVDLKWSPSLLDISSVQLSLDGFAIKGSVRLGDLQGKDPSISVKATSEPFEYLRVKNYIPFGIIADDAAGFIEHKIRGGIFKLTTGTLNGRISQLARFGVGDNANALYIRGTADQASIQYGEKSPTFRQIKGTLEMKGRNFNLIGMSGSFGGSPFTMEGSITEYATEGVPSFYPFSMTVSPRPAEVAWLAEIAGAEALRFNGSATTLRLRGEGPTSAYRLSGEWILTTAAYEYPAVVKKPANQPNSLTFSALLGRDATRFTSISYQLSPLKLSGSGLLRYSGTVPYLAFDLETNQFQLDNHLPILTDWQAYQLRGGVQAHLLGEGDPRSIASMLFSGTVKLNGFSLKPHQKAAPVSAINTQINFKGHSLETSHMAIRYGSTPLNIKGRVASLKNPEADLIISSPDLNPADFGLATAEKPPRIQQFSTSLGLRDGLLTIRNVSGKLPRTIFSASGTVRTEGTPDINLRVAATHLDLEELLPLVAPSRTSEAEKKQQPPAPFRLQAYVTAETGTFRGTAFNKLSASLKNEDGILKLQKLTTGILGGKLSLNGQLVRTAGQASKWDLSLLLERAKSGELLELLNIGREIRGLTTVKGRLTASGDHLAEIKKTANGAISLKVERGALKRFNTLSKVVSILNVSQLLSFSLPDMARDGMPFNQITATMGIKNGILTTQDFFIDSNVMHVTTVGTIDIVKETLDMLIGVQPLQTVDRIVSRIPVVGWILSGGDGSLVTTYFEAKGSWENPEVTAIPVQTMAKGTLDIFRRVFELPVRLFTDSGEVILGNQKERPKAGELPNQ from the coding sequence ATGCTGAGTATCCCACGCGCACGGTTTCTTAGGCTGCTTATCCTGCTGCTATTGCTGTTCGGCTCCATTTCACTGGGGCTTTCGATCCTGCTGCCCCGCCTGCTTGACCTGAACAGCTACAAAACCCAGTTGACCGAGTTGCTGCAGAAACAGCTGAAACGTCAGGTCAGGCTGGGCAACAGCCAGTTTTCCTGGACACTCGGCCCGGAATTTACCTTCAGCGACCTGTATATCCAGGAACGCAACAGCAGCCTTGAGTTTCTCTCTGCCCGCCGGGTTTCCTTTCGGCTGGCCCTGTTGCCGCTCCTGAACAAGAAGATTGAACTGCGCGAAATCATCATCGACGATGCCCGGGCCACCGTCAGCCGTGACGAACAGGGCGTCATGAATATCGATGACCTGCTGCAACCGGCCCCTGACGCCTATGATCTGCGGGCCAGGGGGCTGCGTATCCGCAACGGCACCCTGTTCTGGCGGGACCAGGCCACTGCTGAGACCTGCACCAGGCTGACGGTCTCGGGCATTAACCTGAGTATTGACAAGCTGATCCGGGGCAGGAAAAGCTCTTACAAACTTGCTGCCACGCTGGAAGGCAGCAGTCCGGGCACCATCAACACGGCCGGTACGATCAGACTGCCCAAAACCGGCAACCTGCTGCAGCAGACGGATGTCGATGCCAAGCTTGAGCTGACCCAGGTCGAGTACTGGCGTTTCTGGCCGTACGTCGCCAGCTACGTGCCGTTCCCCTCTCCCGACGGCACGGTTTCCCTGAACCTTGCCGTGAAAGGCCGCTGGCAGAATCTGAAGGCCAACGGCAGCTTGCTGCTGCGTAATCCGAACGTGGTCTGGCCCAAGGTATTCCATGCCCCGGTGGCCCCGAAGCAACTGCAGCTGGCCGTTGACCTCAAATGGAGTCCCAGCCTGCTGGATATCTCATCGGTGCAACTCAGCCTGGACGGTTTTGCCATCAAAGGCTCCGTCCGCCTGGGCGACCTGCAGGGCAAAGACCCCTCTATCAGTGTCAAGGCCACGTCCGAGCCGTTTGAATATCTCCGGGTCAAAAACTACATCCCGTTCGGGATTATTGCCGATGATGCTGCCGGCTTCATCGAACACAAGATCAGGGGCGGTATCTTCAAACTGACCACCGGCACCCTGAATGGACGGATCTCGCAACTGGCCCGTTTCGGTGTCGGCGACAATGCCAACGCCCTGTATATCCGCGGCACCGCGGACCAGGCCAGCATCCAGTATGGAGAAAAGAGCCCCACCTTCCGTCAGATCAAGGGTACCCTTGAGATGAAGGGCCGCAATTTCAACCTGATCGGCATGAGCGGCAGCTTCGGCGGCTCTCCCTTTACCATGGAGGGGAGCATCACGGAGTATGCCACTGAGGGAGTCCCCTCCTTCTACCCTTTCAGCATGACGGTCTCCCCCCGTCCGGCAGAAGTAGCCTGGCTTGCCGAGATTGCCGGAGCAGAGGCACTCCGCTTCAACGGCTCCGCAACAACACTCAGGCTGCGGGGAGAGGGGCCGACCTCCGCCTATCGGCTCTCGGGCGAGTGGATCCTGACAACGGCTGCCTATGAATACCCGGCGGTTGTCAAGAAACCGGCCAACCAGCCCAACAGCCTGACCTTCAGCGCGCTACTGGGCAGGGATGCCACCAGATTCACCTCCATTTCCTACCAGCTGTCGCCGCTCAAACTCTCCGGCAGCGGTCTGCTGCGCTACAGCGGCACCGTTCCCTACCTGGCCTTTGACCTGGAAACCAATCAGTTCCAGCTGGACAACCATCTGCCGATCCTGACCGATTGGCAGGCCTACCAGTTGCGGGGCGGCGTACAGGCCCATCTGCTTGGCGAGGGGGATCCCCGCAGCATCGCCAGCATGCTGTTTTCAGGCACCGTCAAGCTCAACGGGTTCTCACTCAAACCTCATCAAAAGGCTGCGCCGGTCAGCGCCATCAACACCCAGATCAACTTCAAGGGACACTCGCTGGAAACCTCGCATATGGCGATCCGCTACGGCAGCACGCCGCTTAACATCAAAGGCCGGGTTGCCAGCCTGAAAAACCCCGAGGCGGACCTGATTATCAGCTCGCCCGACCTGAACCCGGCTGACTTCGGCCTCGCCACGGCAGAAAAGCCACCCCGGATACAGCAGTTCAGCACCAGTCTCGGTTTGCGCGACGGCCTGCTGACTATCCGTAACGTCTCCGGCAAGCTGCCCAGGACCATCTTCAGCGCCTCCGGCACGGTCCGGACCGAAGGCACCCCGGATATCAACCTGCGGGTAGCGGCGACCCATCTTGATCTGGAGGAACTGCTTCCGCTGGTGGCCCCCTCCCGCACTTCAGAGGCCGAAAAGAAACAGCAACCACCAGCCCCGTTCAGGCTCCAGGCCTATGTGACGGCTGAAACCGGGACCTTCCGCGGCACCGCTTTCAACAAGCTCTCGGCATCCCTGAAAAACGAAGACGGCATACTGAAGCTGCAGAAACTGACCACCGGTATCCTCGGAGGCAAGCTCTCGCTCAACGGACAACTGGTGCGGACCGCCGGCCAGGCATCCAAATGGGATCTCTCACTCCTGCTTGAACGAGCCAAGTCCGGAGAACTACTGGAACTACTTAATATCGGAAGGGAAATACGGGGACTGACCACCGTGAAAGGCCGGCTGACGGCCAGCGGCGATCATCTTGCCGAGATCAAAAAAACCGCCAATGGAGCCATCAGCCTCAAGGTGGAGCGGGGCGCCCTGAAACGTTTCAACACCCTCTCCAAGGTTGTCTCAATCCTGAATGTCTCGCAGCTGCTCAGCTTTAGCCTGCCGGATATGGCCCGCGACGGCATGCCGTTCAACCAGATCACCGCCACCATGGGTATCAAGAACGGCATCCTGACCACCCAGGACTTTTTCATCGACAGCAACGTCATGCATGTCACCACGGTCGGCACGATTGATATCGTCAAAGAGACCCTGGATATGCTGATCGGGGTCCAGCCGCTGCAGACCGTTGACCGGATTGTCAGCCGGATTCCGGTGGTGGGCTGGATCTTGAGCGGCGGCGACGGCAGCCTGGTCACCACCTATTTTGAGGCCAAGGGCAGCTGGGAAAACCCGGAAGTCACCGCCATTCCGGTCCAGACCATGGCAAAGGGCACCCTGGATATCTTCCGGCGGGTCTTTGAGCTGCCGGTACGGCTCTTCACCGACAGCGGCGAGGTTATCTTAGGTAATCAGAAGGAACGGCCCAAGGCGGGAGAGCTGCCAAATCAGTAG
- the lpxC gene encoding UDP-3-O-acyl-N-acetylglucosamine deacetylase: MIKRQTTINRIFKLSGIGLHSGHPVNLEFLPRREQGIVFVLNGVQIPARYDQVADTRLSTLIARDGAAVSTIEHLMAAFYYAGITNCLVYIDGPEVPILDGSAWEFYQGMWKAGVYEFPEEQVYLKVVKPVEATHGDAWVRIKPLNTLDITMTIEFRQPVGLQRRRVSDVENAFSILNSRTFTMQEEIEAIKKMGLAKGGSLDNAVVVGEDDVLNPQGLRYRKELVNHKILDLIGDLYTSGYRILGKVEAHKTGHHLNNLLLKQLFSDPANYQIY; the protein is encoded by the coding sequence ATGATCAAGCGCCAGACCACCATCAACCGTATCTTTAAGCTGTCCGGCATCGGCCTGCATTCCGGTCATCCGGTCAATCTGGAATTTCTGCCCCGCCGTGAACAGGGCATTGTCTTTGTGCTGAATGGCGTGCAGATTCCGGCCAGGTATGACCAGGTTGCCGATACCCGCCTTTCAACCCTGATCGCCAGAGACGGTGCCGCGGTTTCCACCATTGAACACCTGATGGCAGCCTTTTACTACGCCGGTATCACCAACTGCCTGGTCTATATTGATGGTCCCGAGGTGCCGATTCTGGACGGTTCTGCCTGGGAGTTCTATCAGGGGATGTGGAAGGCCGGGGTCTATGAATTTCCCGAAGAACAGGTCTACCTGAAGGTGGTAAAACCGGTGGAGGCAACCCATGGTGATGCCTGGGTGCGGATCAAGCCGCTGAATACCCTGGATATCACCATGACGATTGAGTTCCGCCAGCCGGTGGGGCTGCAGCGCCGCCGGGTCTCCGATGTGGAAAACGCCTTTTCAATCCTCAACTCCCGTACCTTCACCATGCAGGAGGAGATCGAGGCGATCAAGAAGATGGGGCTGGCCAAAGGCGGCTCACTGGATAATGCCGTGGTGGTGGGGGAGGACGATGTGCTGAACCCGCAGGGGCTGCGTTACCGCAAGGAGCTGGTCAACCACAAGATCCTGGACCTGATCGGTGATCTCTATACCAGCGGCTACCGCATCCTGGGCAAGGTTGAGGCCCACAAGACCGGCCACCACCTGAACAATCTGCTTTTGAAACAACTCTTTTCTGATCCTGCCAATTATCAGATCTACTGA
- the cysE gene encoding serine O-acetyltransferase, with protein sequence MFSQIRDDINSVFDRDPAARSSLEVLFCYPGLHAVWLHRIAHWFWRRELFFLGRFVSQFSRFVTGIEIHPGARIGRRFFIDHGMGVVIGETAEIGDDVTIYHGVTLGGVTWDKVKRHPTLEDKVVIGSGAKVLGPFTVGRGAKIGSNSVVVKEVPPNATVVGIPGKIVLAPEAARDGRPDLEHGKLPDPSATAIACLFDQLKGLEEKYDNLQKEHEALKKQLVDATPKSCDNP encoded by the coding sequence ATGTTCAGCCAGATCCGCGATGATATCAACTCGGTCTTTGACCGTGATCCGGCCGCGCGCAGTTCCCTTGAAGTCCTGTTCTGCTACCCCGGCCTGCATGCGGTCTGGCTGCACCGGATTGCCCACTGGTTCTGGCGGCGGGAACTGTTTTTCCTGGGGCGCTTTGTCTCCCAGTTCTCCCGCTTTGTGACCGGGATTGAGATCCACCCCGGCGCCAGGATCGGCAGGCGGTTCTTTATCGACCACGGTATGGGGGTGGTGATCGGCGAGACCGCCGAGATCGGCGATGATGTCACCATCTACCATGGCGTGACCCTGGGCGGGGTGACCTGGGACAAGGTCAAGCGCCACCCGACCCTGGAGGACAAGGTGGTGATCGGGTCCGGGGCCAAGGTGCTGGGGCCGTTTACCGTGGGGCGAGGGGCCAAGATCGGTTCCAATTCGGTGGTGGTCAAAGAGGTGCCGCCCAATGCCACGGTGGTGGGAATACCCGGCAAGATCGTGCTGGCGCCGGAGGCTGCCAGGGATGGCCGTCCCGATCTGGAACACGGCAAGCTGCCCGACCCGTCGGCCACCGCCATCGCCTGCCTGTTTGATCAGCTGAAGGGACTTGAAGAGAAGTACGACAATCTGCAGAAAGAACATGAAGCACTGAAAAAACAGCTGGTTGACGCGACACCAAAATCATGCGATAACCCCTGA
- a CDS encoding fumarate hydratase: protein MSTKPFVYQEPFPLGKDETSYYKIEGSEKYVSVAEFDGKPVVKVDPEALTVLANQAMKDLSFLLRPSHNEQVAKILADPEASMNDKGVALAFLRNAMVAANFELPLCQDTGTATIVAKKGQQIWTGGNDEEYLSKGVYKTYTEENLRYSQTVALNMYDEVNTGTNLPAQIDIMATSGDYYKFLFMAKGGGSANKTMLYQETKALLTPEKLEKFLIEKMKYLGTAACPPYHIAFVIGGTSADACMKTVKLATARDIDALPTEGNAHGQAFRDVELEAKLLTAAQKLGIGAQFGGKYFAHDVRVIRLPRHGASCPVGMAVSCSADRNLKAKITKDGLFIEQLDRDPGRLLPEQYRMAKHEHGHKVDLSKPIAETLKELSGLKVGDALLLNGTIVVGRDIAHAKFKEILDSGKPLPEYLTKYPIYYAGPAKTPAGKPSGSFGPTTAGRMDSYVDLLQSKGGSMIMIAKGNRSQQVTDACQKYGGFYLGSIGGPAAILAEENIKKVECIDFPELGMEAVWKIEVENFPAFILVDDKGNDFFKQLGL from the coding sequence ATGTCAACCAAACCGTTCGTGTACCAGGAGCCGTTCCCGCTTGGCAAGGATGAGACCAGCTATTACAAGATTGAGGGTTCGGAGAAGTACGTCTCCGTGGCAGAGTTTGACGGCAAGCCGGTGGTCAAGGTTGATCCCGAGGCGCTGACCGTGCTGGCCAATCAGGCCATGAAAGACCTCTCCTTCCTGCTGCGCCCCAGCCACAACGAGCAGGTGGCCAAGATCCTGGCCGATCCCGAGGCATCCATGAACGACAAGGGCGTGGCCCTGGCCTTCCTGCGCAACGCCATGGTTGCGGCCAACTTCGAGCTGCCGCTCTGCCAGGACACCGGCACCGCCACCATCGTGGCCAAGAAGGGCCAGCAGATCTGGACCGGCGGCAACGATGAAGAATATCTCTCCAAGGGGGTCTACAAGACCTACACCGAAGAGAACCTGCGTTACTCCCAGACCGTGGCCCTGAACATGTACGATGAGGTCAACACCGGCACCAACCTGCCGGCCCAGATCGACATCATGGCCACCAGCGGCGACTACTACAAATTCCTGTTCATGGCCAAGGGTGGCGGCTCCGCCAACAAGACCATGCTGTATCAGGAGACCAAGGCACTCCTGACCCCCGAAAAGCTGGAGAAGTTCCTGATCGAGAAGATGAAGTACCTGGGCACCGCTGCCTGTCCCCCCTACCACATCGCCTTCGTAATCGGCGGCACCTCGGCCGATGCCTGCATGAAGACCGTCAAGCTGGCCACTGCCCGCGACATCGACGCCCTGCCCACCGAAGGCAATGCCCACGGTCAGGCCTTCCGTGATGTCGAGCTGGAGGCCAAACTGCTGACCGCCGCCCAGAAGCTGGGGATCGGCGCCCAGTTCGGCGGCAAATACTTTGCCCACGATGTGCGCGTGATCCGCCTGCCCCGCCACGGTGCTTCCTGCCCGGTCGGCATGGCGGTTTCCTGCTCGGCTGACCGGAACCTCAAGGCCAAGATCACCAAGGACGGCCTCTTCATCGAGCAGCTGGATCGCGATCCGGGCCGCCTGCTGCCGGAGCAGTACCGCATGGCCAAGCATGAGCACGGCCACAAGGTTGACCTGTCCAAGCCGATCGCCGAGACCCTCAAAGAACTGTCCGGCCTCAAGGTGGGTGATGCCCTGCTGCTGAACGGCACCATCGTGGTGGGCCGCGACATCGCCCATGCCAAGTTCAAGGAGATCCTTGACTCCGGCAAGCCGCTGCCCGAGTACCTGACCAAGTACCCGATCTACTACGCCGGTCCGGCCAAGACCCCGGCTGGCAAGCCCTCCGGCTCATTCGGCCCCACCACCGCCGGCCGGATGGACTCCTACGTGGATCTGCTGCAGAGCAAGGGCGGCTCCATGATCATGATCGCCAAGGGTAACCGTTCACAACAGGTCACCGACGCCTGCCAGAAGTACGGCGGCTTCTACCTCGGCTCCATCGGCGGCCCGGCAGCCATCCTGGCTGAAGAGAACATCAAGAAGGTTGAGTGCATTGACTTCCCTGAACTGGGTATGGAAGCGGTCTGGAAGATCGAAGTCGAGAACTTCCCGGCCTTTATCCTGGTGGATGACAAGGGCAACGACTTCTTCAAGCAGCTGGGCCTGTAA
- a CDS encoding ATP-binding protein produces the protein MFNLKPEVVARLERVLSSVEMLLPRAIAPVDWSSCYAANWRRHSFSGYLEAVRVTDTTTLEELLGVDEQKEVMLHNTRQFLMGLPANNALLWGSRGTGKSSLVKALMNKFAPEGLRVIQIEKEDLIYLSEIFSAVENEPYRFILLCDDLTFEVGELSYKMLKSALDGSVYSPPENVLIYVTSNRRHLLPEYESDHLGGKFVRGELQQSEAMEEKVSLSDRFGLWVAFYAFSQDRYIDAVRLSISREARERKVEIPWTKELEREAIQWSQEKSKRCGRTAYQFSKNYVGRFLLPA, from the coding sequence ATGTTTAACCTGAAACCAGAAGTCGTTGCCCGCCTGGAGCGGGTTTTAAGTTCCGTCGAGATGCTGCTGCCCCGCGCCATTGCCCCGGTTGACTGGTCCAGCTGCTACGCTGCCAACTGGCGCCGTCACTCCTTTTCCGGCTACCTGGAGGCGGTGCGGGTGACCGACACCACCACCCTGGAAGAACTGCTGGGGGTAGATGAGCAGAAAGAGGTCATGCTGCACAACACCCGTCAGTTCCTGATGGGGCTGCCTGCCAACAACGCCCTGCTCTGGGGCTCACGGGGCACCGGCAAATCGTCGCTGGTCAAGGCACTGATGAACAAGTTCGCCCCGGAAGGGCTGCGGGTGATCCAGATTGAAAAGGAAGACCTGATCTACCTGTCCGAGATCTTCAGCGCCGTTGAAAACGAGCCCTACCGCTTCATCCTGCTCTGCGACGACCTGACCTTTGAGGTGGGAGAGCTGAGCTACAAGATGCTCAAGAGCGCCCTGGACGGTTCGGTCTACTCGCCGCCGGAGAACGTGCTGATCTACGTCACCTCCAACCGGCGCCACCTGCTGCCGGAGTACGAGTCAGACCACCTGGGGGGCAAGTTTGTGCGGGGCGAGCTGCAGCAGAGCGAGGCAATGGAGGAAAAGGTCTCCCTCTCCGACCGTTTCGGCCTCTGGGTCGCCTTCTACGCCTTTTCCCAGGACCGCTACATCGACGCCGTCCGGCTCAGCATCAGCCGCGAGGCCCGTGAACGCAAGGTTGAGATCCCCTGGACCAAGGAACTGGAGCGCGAGGCGATCCAGTGGTCCCAGGAAAAGAGCAAGCGCTGCGGCCGGACCGCCTACCAGTTCTCCAAGAACTATGTCGGCAGGTTCCTGCTGCCGGCCTGA
- a CDS encoding ABC-F family ATP-binding cassette domain-containing protein encodes MIHLSNITKQHGSQVLFRDASFQILPGSRTGLVGPNGAGKTTIFRIITGEEEPDSGDMTCAKRTTVGYFSQDVGDMSGRSALEEVMAGSAETMRLAGELKQMEAAMCEPQSDDEMAALLERYGVAQEEFEHRGGYDLDTRAQTVLTGLGIGPDRFNHPVESFSGGWKMRIALAKILTLKPDVLLLDEPTNHLDVESIVWLEEWLADTFDGALLMTSHDRDFMNRIVTRIVEVANKTVTTYGGNYDFYEKEREIRHEQLLASHKRQQEMLAKEEEFIARFAARASHAAQVQSRVKKIEKIERIEIPAEERVVRFEFSEPPRSGDDVVVMNALAKQWPLPDGGVKPVFSGVSGIIKRQSKIAVVGVNGAGKSTFLKVLAGQTEPSSGTVSLGANVELGYFSQHAMEVLDPKKSIFETVQDTLPLANRGVIMNLLGAFLFSGDAVDKKIENLSGGEKSRVVLATLLARPINFLVLDEPTNHLDIRSREMLLNALQNFTGTVMLVSHDRHFLRCLVDRVIEVDHGEMRTYEGNYEYYLEKSHHFSH; translated from the coding sequence ATGATTCACCTTTCCAACATCACCAAACAGCATGGCTCGCAGGTCCTGTTCCGCGACGCCTCGTTTCAGATCCTGCCCGGCTCCCGCACCGGCCTGGTGGGGCCCAACGGTGCCGGTAAGACCACCATCTTCCGGATCATCACCGGTGAGGAAGAGCCGGACAGCGGCGACATGACCTGTGCCAAGCGGACCACCGTCGGCTACTTTTCCCAGGATGTGGGGGATATGTCCGGCAGGTCTGCCCTGGAAGAGGTGATGGCCGGATCAGCCGAGACCATGCGGCTGGCCGGTGAATTGAAGCAGATGGAGGCCGCCATGTGCGAGCCCCAGTCTGATGATGAGATGGCAGCACTTTTGGAGCGCTACGGCGTGGCCCAGGAAGAGTTCGAGCACCGCGGCGGCTATGACCTGGACACCCGTGCCCAGACCGTGCTGACCGGCCTGGGGATCGGGCCGGATCGCTTCAATCATCCGGTGGAGTCGTTCTCCGGCGGCTGGAAGATGCGGATCGCCCTGGCCAAGATTCTGACCTTGAAGCCGGATGTGTTGCTGTTGGACGAACCGACCAACCACCTGGATGTGGAATCGATCGTCTGGCTGGAGGAGTGGCTGGCCGACACCTTTGACGGTGCCCTGCTGATGACCAGCCACGACCGGGACTTCATGAACCGGATCGTGACCCGTATCGTCGAGGTGGCCAACAAGACCGTCACCACCTACGGCGGCAATTATGATTTCTACGAGAAAGAGCGTGAGATCAGGCATGAACAGCTGCTGGCCAGCCACAAGCGTCAGCAGGAGATGCTGGCCAAGGAAGAGGAGTTCATTGCCCGCTTTGCCGCCCGGGCCTCCCACGCCGCCCAGGTGCAGTCACGGGTCAAGAAGATTGAGAAGATCGAGCGGATCGAGATCCCGGCTGAAGAGCGGGTGGTGCGCTTTGAGTTCAGTGAGCCGCCCCGCAGCGGCGATGACGTGGTGGTGATGAATGCCCTGGCCAAGCAGTGGCCGCTGCCCGATGGCGGCGTCAAGCCGGTGTTCTCCGGGGTCAGCGGCATTATCAAGCGTCAGAGCAAGATTGCGGTGGTGGGTGTCAACGGTGCCGGTAAATCCACCTTCCTGAAGGTGCTGGCCGGGCAGACCGAACCCAGCAGCGGCACGGTCAGTCTGGGGGCCAATGTGGAACTGGGGTATTTCAGCCAGCATGCCATGGAGGTTCTTGATCCGAAAAAGAGCATCTTTGAGACGGTGCAGGATACGCTCCCGCTGGCCAATCGCGGGGTGATCATGAACCTGCTGGGGGCGTTCCTGTTCTCCGGCGATGCCGTTGATAAAAAGATCGAAAACCTCTCCGGTGGCGAGAAAAGCCGGGTCGTGCTGGCAACCCTGCTGGCCAGGCCGATCAACTTTCTGGTGCTGGACGAGCCGACTAACCACCTGGATATCCGCTCACGGGAGATGCTGCTGAATGCTCTGCAGAATTTCACCGGCACCGTGATGCTGGTCAGCCACGATCGCCACTTCCTGCGCTGCCTGGTTGATCGGGTGATTGAGGTGGATCATGGTGAGATGCGGACCTACGAGGGTAATTACGAATACTATCTGGAGAAGTCACACCACTTCAGTCACTGA